The window GTTTTCCCTGAGTGTCTCGAAGTCGTAGTCGGACAGACCGACATAGTCGAGCACCAGGTGGCCAATGGCATTCCACTCGCGGTCCTCGGTCTGGTTGCCCAGGACCCGGTGGGACTCGCAGATGTGCTCGGCCATTTTCAGGATCGCCAGCAGGTTCTTCAACTGGCTGTTGCGGGTCGACTCATCGCTGAAGATCGCCAACGCGTTGTGGTGGTTGGCGATCGCGTTGGTCACATGCTCCGGCAGGCGCCAGGACTTGGCCGTGTAGTAGCCGACCACCGCGTGGTTGGTATTGAACGCATCGTTCTCGGTATCCACCACCCGCTTGTCGGGACCGGCATTGGCGTAGGCCTGCTCCAGCACCGTCATGTAGTCGGGGAAACGCTTGAGCATCAGCGGGATCCCGCAATCGTGGAACAGCCCCAGGGCATAGGCCTCGTCGATGGCCTGGGAGCCGGTACGCTTGGCCAGTGTCAGGCTGGTCATCGCCACGTCCTGGGCGGTATCCCAGAAACGGTTGAGGGTCACGATGGTTTCATCGGCCATCTCGCCCTTGATCGATTGCGCGTTGATCAGGTTGATGATCGAACGGCTGCCCAGCAGGGTCACTGCCCGCTGGATCGAGGCGATCTTGTTGGTCAGGCCGTAGTAGGGCGAGTTGACGATCTTGAGCAGTGCGCCGGAGAGCCCTGGGTCCTGACTGATCAGCCGGGCGATCACATCCAGGTCCGGATCGGGCATGTACTGCTCCATCTGCAGATCCACCATGATCTGCGGCTGAGGCGGAACACTGATACCCTGCAAGGCCTGCTGGATCTGTTCGGA of the Pseudomonas vanderleydeniana genome contains:
- a CDS encoding HDOD domain-containing protein, with the protein product MSQELSSEQIQQALQGISVPPQPQIMVDLQMEQYMPDPDLDVIARLISQDPGLSGALLKIVNSPYYGLTNKIASIQRAVTLLGSRSIINLINAQSIKGEMADETIVTLNRFWDTAQDVAMTSLTLAKRTGSQAIDEAYALGLFHDCGIPLMLKRFPDYMTVLEQAYANAGPDKRVVDTENDAFNTNHAVVGYYTAKSWRLPEHVTNAIANHHNALAIFSDESTRNSQLKNLLAILKMAEHICESHRVLGNQTEDREWNAIGHLVLDYVGLSDYDFETLRENIRELGAN